The Arachis duranensis cultivar V14167 chromosome 9, aradu.V14167.gnm2.J7QH, whole genome shotgun sequence genomic sequence AACCGCATCTTACATGTCCAAAGAGGGAACCAATAGGCGCAACGGTTGGCATTCTGAAATCACGTCGATTTTCTGACTTGAACACAGAAATCGACTTGAAAAGATCTGTCTTCATTCATACTTGAATCCGACTTAAGTAAAAAGATCGGACTCAAGTAGGGGTATTGTTCATACCTGGCCCAAAACATAAGTCAGGCCCAAAAACAAAGAAACCCTAAAATGCAGCTATCCATAACCGACCTCTTCACAGGTCGGACCGAAGCGCTGCATGACAACCCCTTCACTCCCAAAGGAGTTATAACTAATCCCTAATATCTTTCACCCACTTCTAGAAGAGAGATCTTAACaatcctaagataaagggacgttTATCCACCATCAgaagtggaactactccaatggtggttattggctcatcacctataaatacactgatacTCTTCAGGTATACTTAAATCCCAATACACTTAAAACTGCTAAAATCCTTACTGACTTAGGCATCGAAGTGTTTTGCAGGTATCTCCCTACCTTCTCACAAACAACTTGAACGACAGTTGCCTGACGCAGACCAAGTCAGAGACCACCTTACTAAGAGCTTGGACCTCACGATTCAAGTCTAAACATGATCTAGTTTTAGGTAACTTTCGAAACAAGACTCATACTTAAAACATTGTGTTATCCAAAATAGTTATTACAGGTAAGAttatttcacaaataaaataataaaatattatataatataaaaaaaatattaattaatggaGACAAGTGTTCCCCATTTTCTGAACAACTCTAATTATTAAACTCTCAGTAATAAATCGTTAACCTTAAATTATAAACCACAGCTACAACCTTAGTTATTAAACTCTATCTCATATTTCATTGCTGCAATGTCTAATTACAAGATTAATGTAACAGTCCTATTATTTGTATGTATATCTTTCATCTCGAAtgacaataaaaatatcaaaatttaattaaaaaaaacatatgaaAGCCTCCAAGAAAAACTATGAACCCAAAACCAAAACTAGCACTAAACCCGAATAACCCTGATAACCATGAACGATAATAACCTGATGACCCTAAATCCTCGTAACCACAACAGAGCGACATCATAATCATcactaacataaaccatctCATTCAAAATCCTAAACTGCCAAGCCCTATTAAAATCCCGAGATATCAAAATTTGGAGACCTAAACCCTAATAACCATAAACAGTGTATCCTAAAACCGACTAAAATCTTACTACAAAAAATATGGAAAACTATCCccataaaataaatactcaaACACCAAAAAAGGGCAAACTTCTTCTAACTAGTTATTGTTGTAANNNNNNNNNNNNNNNNNNNNNNNNNNNNNNNNNNNNNNNNNNNNNNNNNNNNNNNNNNNNNNNNNNNNNNNNNNNNNNNNNNNNNNNNNNNNNNNNNNNNNNNNNNNNNNNNNNNNNNNNNNNNNNNNNNNNNNNNNNNNNNNNNNNNNNNNNNNNNNNNNNNNNNNNNNNNNNNNNNNNNNNNNNNNNNNNNNNNNNNNNNNNNNNNNNNNNNNNNNNNNNNNNNNNNNNNNNNNNNNNNNNNNNNNNNNNNNNNNNNNNNNNNNNNNNNNNNNNNNNNNNNNNNNNNNNNNNNNNNNNNNNNNNNNNNNNNNNNNNNNNNNNNNNNNNNNNNNNNNNNNNNNNNNNNNNNNNNNNNNNNNNNNNNNNNNNNNNNNNNNNNNNNNNNNNNNNNNNNNNNNNNNNNNNNNNNNNNNNNNNNNNNNNNNNNNNNNNNNNNNNNNNNNNNNNNNNNNNNNNNNNNNNNNNNNNNNNNTATATGGTCATCATTAACACGTGTGGTATATCTCGGTTTCCTAACCGTTATCGGCAAGTACTATAACTCGTCATCATCTGTTATTGCTCGGAATTGATGAGCTATAACTCGGTAACGTTAATATTTTCATAACCGACGTCTCAAAACGGCACAATAAGAAACCGATAATTTATTGCCGAACATAAAACTCTCCATAAAAAGGAGGAAAAAGCATCTCGTGAAGGTAAGTGATTATTGAATCTCGAATATTGATTTCCGAacactaacttaagcatcggagtgcctttgcaggtacactcccccCTCTTTCTTCATCGCCCACATTCTCGCACAACAACAACCGTAGGAAGCTCGGATTCAGAAGGACGGACGTTCGGTATCCCAGTCTATAGTTCGACTGATCCCGAGGAGTGGAAGCCGACTCTTTTTTCAGGCAAGATcaattggcgcccaccgtggggccgaagaaatcatattttttcttttggtccCTTCGCTTCCATCTACACCTATGGCAGACGTACCACCTCCTTCACTGTCCGAACTCATGCGGATGGTAGCCGAGCTGCAACAAGCTAATCAACGAATGGCTGACGAGAACCAAATAATGGCCGCTCAAATTGCTGAACTAAATCATGCTCGGATTGAACATGACGACGCTCACCAGGCGGAAGACGAGGAGCATCAGTCCCAACCGACTCATGTTTCGGAAACCGCAGGGAATGAAGGGCAGCAGCCAGAAGACGAGAAAGAAGAGTCCGAGGACGCTGTAGGCCCCTTCACAGAAGAAGTAATGAACTTCGAACTGCCGAAGAGGTTCACTCTGCCGTTGACCCTCACACCTTATGATGGACTCGGAGACCCGAGGAAGTTCATAAAGAAATTCCGATCAATAATGATCGTCAATGGTGCATCAGATACAGTTTTATGTCGATGTTTTCCAAATTACTTAGACGGTCTTGCACTTGATTGGTTGTGTGCTTTGCCTGCAGGTTCCATTTCACGTTTTCACCAACTGGCGAAGTTATTTGAAGAACATTTTGCCGGATCTGTAATATACCTGCACGACTCCGATTACCTGAACACTATCAAGCAAGGACCAAATGAAAGCTTAAAAGACTATATGACTCGCTTCACCAAGGTCGCAATCAGTATACCAGATCTCCACCCCGAGGTCCATCTGCACGCAATTAAAAGCGGCCTCCGACCCGGGAAGTTCCAGGAGACGATCGCGGTAGCAAAGCTGAAGACTCTAGCAGAATTTAGAGAGAAAGCCAAGGGACAAAttgacattgaggagctcagaCAAGCTCGGAAGTCCGACAAGTCACACTTCCGCGAAGAAGATAAGAGCTCATCCATTAAGAAAAGTTTTAAGCTAACACCTCGATTTGATTCTTATACGCAGTTTAATACCAAGAGGGAAGACATAATCAAGGAAATCTTGAACTCCAAATTAATCAAGCCGCCAAGAAAGGCAGGCACATACCAAGATACAAAGAACGTCGACAAATCAAAATACTGCACTTTCCACCAGAAATACGGCCACAATACCGATGATTGTGTGGTCGCCAAAGATCTTTTGGAAAGACTAGCACGACAAGGACACCTCGACAAATACATTGGTGGTCACATCCAAAAACGCGGCCCTAGTTCCACAACAAACGATGTCTCTGAACAACACCGAGGAAAAGAAAAGGCATCTTCAAGCCAATACGAAAGACCGCGAGGTATAATCAATTGTATTTCAGGAGGATACGCAAGTGGAGGATACTCAAACTCGGCAAGGAAAAGATCGTTCAGAGCAATATGCTCGGTAGAAAGACCGAAACAGGATGTAACCATCACTAATGCACAACCAGAAGTCACTTTCACACATGCCGACTTTAACTCCAATATACAAAACTTGGACGACCCTGTGGTAGTCGCCCTACAGTTAGGAGATCTATTGGTAAAGAAAGTTCTCTTAGATCCTGGAAGCAGTGCCGATGTTTTGTTTTACTCCACATTCCAAAAGATGAAGCTCAGCGACAACATGCTACAATCCACAGGAGGAGATTTGGTTGGCTTCTCAGGAGAACGAGTTCCAATACTCGGGTCAGTGTGGTTACAAACCACACTGGGTGAGCAACCTCTTTCCAAAACTAATGATATTCAATATTTAGTAGTTGATTGTTTCAGTCCATATAACATTATCCTCGGCCGACCTTTTTTGAACAAGTTCGGAGCTATTGTATCTACAGTTCATCTCTGTGTGAAGTTCCCATTGCAGGATCACCAGGTTGTCACAATCCACGGCGACCATAAAGAAGCACGACAATGTTACAACGTCAGCATGAAATTCCAAAATCGCTCAACGCAACAAGTCAACAACGTCGGCCTAAACCAAAAGGAGCACACGCTAGCCGAACTGGACCCAAGAGCAGATTTCCTCGATCGCCCAAAACCCTCCGATGACTTATAAAAAGTGTATTTCAACAATGACTCTAATAAATTCACATATGTTGGTAACTCACTCAATGCATCTGAGTTGCAGGCTATAACAACTTTCCTGCAAGAACACGCCGACCTTTTTGCATGGACGCCATCAGACATGCCCGGAATAGATCCATATATCATCAGTCACAGGCTGGCAACAAACTCGTCGATCCGACCAGTGCAACAGAAGAAACGTAAACTCGgcgaagaaaaaaagaaagcatcaCTGGAAGAAACACAAAAGCTCATTAACGCTGAATTTATCAAAGAGATCAGATTCACCACCTGGTTAGCCAATGTGGTAATGGTAAGAAAACAAAATGGTAAGTGGCGCATGTGCGTCGACTTCACtgatttaaacaaagcatgcccAAAGGATTCTTATCCTCTGCCATCCATAGATTCTTTAGTGGACAATGCTTCAGGCTAcgccactttaagttttatggatgcatattctgggtataatcagataATGATGCACTCTTCTGATCAAAGTAAAACAGCTTTTATCACTGATTTGGGTAACTATTGTTATAAAGTTATGCCATTTGGATTAAAGAACGCAGGTGCAACTTATCAACGCCTTATGGATAGGATGTTCGCCAAACAAATCGGCAGGAATATCGAAGTCTATGTCGATGATATGGTAGCCAAAACGAAAGTCGGAGAGAACCACATTAGCGACCTCACAGAAATTTTCGGCCAGATCCGCCAGTACAACATGCGCCTCAACCCCGAGAAGTGTGCATTCGCAGTTCAAGGGGGTAAGTTTTTGGGTTTTCTGCTAACCCGCAGGGGAATAGAGGCAAATCCAAACAAATGCCGAGCAGTGCTGGACATGGCCAGccctaaaacagtaaaagaAGTTCAGCGCCTTACAGGAAGACTCGCTGCACTTTCCAGATTTGTTCCCTGCCTTGCCTCAACTTCCATTCCTTTTTTCTagacaattaaaaagaaaaataaattcaaatggaACGACGATTGTGAGAGagcattttcaaaattaaaaacaacacTCTCACAACCGCCTATTTTACAAAAGCCCCTACAGGGGgaagatttatttttatatctatCAGTTACTGATTGGGCGATAAGGTCGGTCCTTGTTACAGAGAGAAACAACGTTCAGCATCCGGTATACTTTGTCAGTAAGACCCTCCAACATGCAGAGTAGCACTAATATTCTCGGCGCGGCGCCTCCGACCTTACTTCCAGAGTCACGTTATCCACGTCAGAACCAATCAGCCATTAAGACAGGTGTTACACAAGCCAGAACTTGCAGGCCGCCTCATAAAATGGGCAGTCGAACTATCCGAATTCGACATCAGATACCAATCCCGAGGACCGATCAAGTCACAATTCCTGGCGGATTTCATCGCCGAGCTTACAATCCCATCCGAAGATGATCATGCCAAACAGTGGATCCTATATGTCGACGGATCTTCAAATAACGGAGGCTGTGGTGCCGGAATTCGTCTGGAGGCCGACGATGGACTCATATTGG encodes the following:
- the LOC107465645 gene encoding uncharacterized protein LOC107465645 — encoded protein: MADVPPPSLSELMRMVAELQQANQRMADENQIMAAQIAELNHARIEHDDAHQAEDEEHQSQPTHVSETAGNEGQQPEDEKEESEDAVGPFTEEVMNFELPKRFTLPLTLTPYDGLGDPRKFIKKFRSIMIVNGASDTVLCRCFPNYLDGLALDWLCALPAGSISRFHQLAKLFEEHFAGSVIYLHDSDYLNTIKQGPNESLKDYMTRFTKVAISIPDLHPEVHLHAIKSGLRPGKFQETIAVAKLKTLAEFREKAKGQIDIEELRQARKSDKSHFREEDKSSSIKKSFKLTPRFDSYTQFNTKREDIIKEILNSKLIKPPRKAGTYQDTKNVDKSKYCTFHQKYGHNTDDCVVAKDLLERLARQGHLDKYIGGHIQKRGPSSTTNDVSEQHRGKEKASSSQYERPRGIINCISGGYASGGYSNSARKRSFRAICSVERPKQDVTITNAQPEVTFTHADFNSNIQNLDDPVVVALQLGDLLVKKVLLDPGSSADVLFYSTFQKMKLSDNMLQSTGGDLVGFSGERVPILGSVWLQTTLGEQPLSKTNDIQYLVVDCFSPYNIILGRPFLNKFGAIVSTVHLCVKFPLQDHQVVTIHGDHKEARQCYNVSMKFQNRSTQQVNNVGLNQKEHTLAELDPRADFLDRPKPSDDL